One region of Enterobacter ludwigii genomic DNA includes:
- a CDS encoding ABC transporter ATP-binding protein produces MSLLTVRNMSKRFGGLTAVDDVSIAVNKGEIYGLIGPNGAGKTTCFNLITGLYPADSGEFSIADKPYFPRHIEKVTAAGIARTFQNVRLFNDMSVLENVMVGRHVRTRNGLWEALSRHKRARAEEMQTRELAWHWLEYTGIAKFAHYRACDLAYGHQRRLEIARALATDPLLLALDEPAAGMNAAEKVALGELLIRLRDDGKTLLMIEHDVKLVMGICDRLTVLDYGKTLASGTPESVRRDPAVIAAWLGGNAHV; encoded by the coding sequence ATGAGTCTGTTAACCGTACGCAACATGTCCAAACGTTTCGGTGGGCTTACCGCCGTGGATGACGTTTCGATCGCCGTGAACAAGGGTGAAATCTACGGACTGATAGGTCCTAACGGGGCGGGAAAAACCACCTGCTTTAACCTGATCACCGGGCTTTATCCGGCGGACAGCGGTGAATTTTCAATCGCCGATAAGCCCTATTTCCCCAGACACATTGAGAAGGTCACCGCCGCCGGGATTGCGCGAACCTTCCAGAACGTGCGCCTCTTTAACGACATGTCGGTGCTGGAAAACGTAATGGTGGGTCGCCACGTGCGCACCCGTAACGGTCTTTGGGAAGCGCTGAGCCGCCACAAACGCGCCCGCGCAGAAGAAATGCAAACCCGTGAGCTGGCCTGGCACTGGCTGGAATACACCGGCATTGCGAAGTTCGCCCACTACCGTGCCTGCGATCTGGCCTACGGCCATCAGCGTCGACTTGAAATCGCCCGAGCGCTGGCAACCGACCCTCTGCTGCTGGCACTGGACGAACCCGCCGCCGGGATGAATGCAGCAGAAAAAGTAGCGCTTGGCGAGTTACTCATCCGACTACGTGATGACGGTAAAACCCTGCTGATGATTGAACATGACGTCAAGCTCGTGATGGGCATCTGCGATCGCCTGACGGTGCTGGATTACGGCAAAACGCTCGCCAGCGGCACGCCCGAGAGCGTTCGTCGCGACCCGGCAGTGATCGCCGCCTGGCTTGGAGGCAACGCCCATGTCTGA
- a CDS encoding L-2-amino-thiazoline-4-carboxylic acid hydrolase: MSDNNELGILARRKIEAEIIKPIYEILVREIGKTRAQAVIGEAIEQAAIDAGKAFASKEPNGADVKSFIALQYLWEKDNALEVKVIDADDQQYNYNVTRCRYAEMYHEMGLGEIGHLLSCARDEKFIVGYAPDVELTRTTTIMQGGSCCDFRYRSSKDKT; encoded by the coding sequence ATGAGTGATAATAACGAGCTGGGCATTCTCGCCCGCCGCAAAATTGAAGCAGAAATTATTAAGCCAATTTATGAAATCCTGGTGCGCGAGATAGGGAAAACCCGCGCCCAGGCGGTCATTGGTGAGGCCATTGAGCAGGCCGCGATTGACGCAGGCAAAGCGTTTGCCAGCAAAGAACCCAACGGCGCGGACGTAAAGAGTTTTATCGCACTGCAATATCTGTGGGAGAAAGATAACGCGCTTGAGGTGAAGGTGATTGACGCCGACGACCAGCAGTACAACTACAACGTGACCCGTTGCCGCTACGCGGAGATGTATCACGAAATGGGGCTGGGCGAGATTGGTCATCTGCTCTCCTGCGCGCGCGATGAAAAATTCATCGTTGGCTATGCACCGGACGTGGAACTGACCCGCACCACCACCATCATGCAGGGCGGTTCATGCTGTGATTTCCGCTACCGCAGCAGTAAGGACAAGACATGA
- a CDS encoding branched-chain amino acid ABC transporter substrate-binding protein, whose protein sequence is MKTVKISALSAAILLGGFASTGAWAADSETVVIGLAGPLTGPSARIGKDLENGAQLAIDDINKQHPTIGGKAVTFKLQSEDDQSDPRTAVAVAQRLVDSGVAGVVGHWNTGTSIPAARVYHDAGIAQVAPVATGHAYTKQGFDTSFRVMGHDDDGGQLAGQYAVNTLKAKRIAVIDDRTAFGQGLADQFIKSLEAQGVKVVDRQYVDDKTVDFSAVLTAIRSKNADLIFFGGVDSQAAPLARRIKQLGMNATLMGAGGFVSQTFLQLAQKEGEGVVALEPGLPVDQMPGGKAFEQAYQARYHTHIELHAPFAYDATRVLVAAMEKADSVEPSEYLPALRAISYSGVTGQIAFDKEGNLKSPSFTVYKVVDGKWQPQTVLGGTKAK, encoded by the coding sequence ATGAAAACAGTAAAAATCAGCGCGCTCAGCGCCGCTATTCTGCTCGGTGGTTTTGCCTCAACGGGCGCATGGGCCGCCGACAGTGAAACCGTGGTTATCGGTCTGGCGGGCCCGCTCACTGGACCATCGGCCCGTATCGGTAAAGATCTGGAGAATGGCGCACAGCTGGCGATTGATGACATCAACAAGCAGCACCCGACCATCGGCGGCAAAGCGGTGACATTCAAACTGCAGTCCGAAGACGATCAGTCTGACCCGCGCACCGCCGTGGCCGTGGCGCAACGTCTGGTGGATAGCGGCGTGGCGGGCGTTGTCGGTCACTGGAACACCGGTACCAGTATTCCGGCTGCGCGTGTGTATCACGATGCCGGTATCGCTCAGGTTGCGCCCGTAGCGACCGGTCACGCCTATACCAAACAGGGTTTCGATACCAGCTTCCGCGTGATGGGCCACGACGATGACGGCGGCCAGTTGGCCGGACAGTACGCGGTAAATACCCTGAAAGCGAAACGCATTGCGGTGATTGACGACCGTACCGCGTTTGGTCAGGGGCTGGCGGACCAGTTCATTAAATCGCTGGAAGCACAGGGCGTGAAGGTTGTCGATCGTCAGTACGTTGATGACAAAACGGTGGACTTCAGCGCCGTACTGACCGCCATCCGGAGTAAAAACGCCGATCTGATCTTCTTCGGCGGCGTCGACAGCCAGGCCGCACCGCTGGCGCGTCGTATCAAACAGCTGGGCATGAACGCCACGCTGATGGGCGCAGGCGGATTTGTCAGCCAGACGTTCCTGCAGCTGGCGCAGAAAGAAGGCGAAGGCGTGGTCGCGCTGGAGCCGGGTCTGCCCGTTGACCAGATGCCGGGTGGAAAGGCATTCGAACAGGCCTATCAGGCCCGCTACCACACCCATATCGAACTGCACGCCCCGTTCGCCTATGACGCCACCCGCGTGCTGGTTGCGGCGATGGAAAAAGCAGATTCCGTTGAGCCGTCCGAATATCTGCCCGCCCTGCGCGCCATCAGCTACTCCGGCGTCACCGGCCAGATAGCGTTTGATAAAGAAGGTAACCTGAAATCGCCGTCTTTCACCGTTTACAAAGTTGTCGACGGCAAATGGCAGCCGCAAACCGTGCTGGGTGGCACAAAAGCGAAGTAA
- a CDS encoding Zn-dependent hydrolase, with translation MIRVNAERLWSTLEMMAQIGGTPAGGVTRLALSEEDRIARNLLRGWALDAGFTCDVDSMGNMFIRRPGKNPQLAPVMTGSHVDTQPQGGNYDGVYGVLAGLELLRTLNDHHVETERDVVLVNWTNEEGARFAPAMLSSGVWTEQFSEAYAHARADNDGITVGEALDSIGYRGEIPARAFPVHACYELHIEQGPILEDEAIDIGLVRAAMGQRWFTLTLDGFAAHAGTTPMHSRRDALTAFAELALKVEEIGYRHAPDGRATIGMAQVTPNSRNVVPSRVECSVEFRHPEQQALETMEAALHKVAESLSLRGVSALVERIFDYAPIAFDAECLARTEKAVAKLGYSSKPMVSGAGHDTCYVSKIAPASMIFIPCVKGISHNEAERILPEWSEKGANVLLHSVLSAALEK, from the coding sequence ATGATCCGCGTCAACGCCGAACGACTGTGGTCAACGCTTGAGATGATGGCGCAGATCGGCGGCACGCCTGCCGGTGGCGTCACCCGTCTGGCACTGAGCGAGGAAGATCGTATTGCGCGAAACCTGCTGCGCGGCTGGGCGCTGGACGCGGGTTTCACCTGCGACGTCGACAGCATGGGCAATATGTTTATCCGTCGCCCGGGGAAAAACCCGCAGCTTGCCCCGGTCATGACGGGTTCACATGTGGATACCCAGCCGCAGGGCGGTAACTACGACGGTGTTTACGGCGTGCTGGCAGGGCTGGAGCTGCTGCGAACCCTTAACGATCATCACGTTGAGACTGAACGTGACGTTGTGCTGGTGAACTGGACTAACGAAGAAGGTGCGCGCTTTGCGCCAGCCATGCTCTCTTCAGGGGTCTGGACGGAGCAATTTAGCGAAGCGTACGCGCATGCCCGTGCGGATAACGATGGCATCACCGTGGGCGAAGCGCTGGATAGCATTGGCTACCGGGGTGAAATCCCTGCTCGCGCGTTTCCTGTTCACGCCTGCTACGAACTGCACATCGAGCAGGGACCGATCCTGGAAGATGAAGCCATCGATATCGGCTTAGTCCGCGCGGCAATGGGCCAGCGCTGGTTTACCCTGACGCTGGACGGATTTGCCGCCCACGCAGGCACCACGCCGATGCACAGCCGCCGCGACGCGCTGACCGCCTTCGCAGAGCTGGCGCTGAAGGTGGAAGAGATTGGCTATCGGCATGCCCCAGACGGACGCGCGACGATCGGTATGGCGCAGGTTACGCCAAACTCGCGCAACGTCGTGCCGTCTCGCGTGGAATGCAGCGTTGAGTTTCGCCACCCGGAGCAGCAGGCGCTGGAAACCATGGAGGCGGCGCTGCATAAGGTGGCTGAAAGCCTGAGCCTGCGCGGCGTGTCGGCTCTCGTTGAACGTATTTTTGACTACGCGCCCATCGCGTTTGATGCCGAATGCCTGGCTCGTACGGAGAAGGCCGTGGCGAAACTGGGCTATTCGTCGAAACCGATGGTCTCCGGCGCGGGTCACGACACCTGCTATGTCAGCAAAATTGCGCCCGCCAGCATGATCTTTATCCCCTGCGTGAAAGGC
- a CDS encoding ABC transporter ATP-binding protein, whose amino-acid sequence MSELLKVERVDVHYGGIQAVRDVSFTLHEGEQATLIGANGAGKSSTVRAITGLENFSGRIEFNGKAVRKHKPETLLRDGLVMVPEGRGIFSRMTVLENLQMGAWLRRDTVTVKREMNEIFERFPRLGERQHQLAGLLSGGEQQLLALNRALLSRPRLLILDEPSMGLAPKMVENIFAVIAGLRERGVALLLIEQNARLALEVTDSAWVMDSGSIVHHGESKALLNDDQIAQIYLGEMPA is encoded by the coding sequence ATGTCTGAATTACTGAAAGTGGAACGCGTGGACGTGCATTACGGCGGTATTCAGGCCGTACGCGATGTCTCTTTTACCCTGCACGAGGGCGAGCAGGCCACGCTGATCGGCGCTAACGGTGCGGGTAAAAGCTCCACCGTGCGCGCCATTACCGGGCTGGAAAACTTTAGCGGTCGTATTGAATTCAACGGTAAAGCGGTGCGTAAGCACAAGCCCGAAACCCTGCTCCGTGACGGACTGGTGATGGTCCCGGAAGGCCGGGGAATCTTCTCCCGAATGACGGTGCTGGAAAACCTGCAGATGGGCGCCTGGCTCAGGCGTGACACTGTCACCGTAAAGCGCGAGATGAACGAGATTTTCGAGCGCTTCCCGCGTCTGGGCGAGCGCCAGCATCAACTTGCCGGGTTGCTGTCCGGCGGAGAGCAACAGCTGCTGGCCCTTAACCGCGCCCTGCTCAGTCGCCCGCGACTTTTGATCCTCGACGAACCCTCAATGGGACTTGCACCGAAGATGGTAGAAAACATTTTTGCCGTCATAGCCGGCCTGCGCGAGCGCGGCGTTGCCCTGCTGCTCATCGAACAAAACGCCCGCCTGGCGCTGGAAGTCACCGACAGCGCGTGGGTGATGGACAGTGGCAGCATTGTTCATCACGGCGAATCGAAAGCGCTGCTCAATGACGACCAGATTGCACAGATTTATTTGGGCGAAATGCCCGCTTAA